In the Struthio camelus isolate bStrCam1 chromosome 16, bStrCam1.hap1, whole genome shotgun sequence genome, TTTTTTACATTGTCTCAGGTGACATTCTTATAAGCATGTCTGGCTAATAAAGGTATTGATAGAAGTACCTTGTTGCTTCAGCAGAGCGGGTTAAAAAGACTCACTCAAAGGAGTTTTCAGCAACTTGCTGCCAAAGAGGCAGCGTTTACCTAGTGAGTACTGTGAAAGGTCTCTCTTGCACCAGACAGTGCAGCCACAAAAGAGAAACCATTAAGAAACTAGCGTTTGTTAGTTGGAACTCAGAGAAATACTTGTTTAGAACAGGTTAGACATATTTCTGGCACAAGCAGCTTAAGGGTAGCAATTGTTCCACAAAGAAAGAGACTACATTAGTGTTTCCCAATGTTTTCTTAATCAGTACaccatttgtttgtttgtaaagaTAGATGAATCAGCTTCTATCCAGTTACAGGTTGACAGGGCAGGgattgttaaataaataaaacacttaagTAAACAATGTGACCGTTTTACAAAATCACAGTGTTGAACTttacttgtaaatattttaatgagacaTTGGAAGCGCCGTATCACTAGCTTTAAAATATGCTTCTTGGATACTACTGAATGTTACATGTATCTTAGGTTTGCATGCACCTCGTGTCTTTGAGACTACAGGTTGAGTAACAGTGATGTTGAGTAACAGATCACATCTCAAGTTCTCTTGTAGCCCTATTTTAATGAAAGCAGAGATGCTAAGTAATAAGGAAAAGTATACTTCTTACCTAGCCGTTCACTGTTTAACCAAGCTCTGAGATTCTTTGGAGTGGAAAGTACTTAAACCATATTGTTTTCTTCGTAAGactttattatattattatttttattggttACACAAACTCCTCCGTTGTGGCCCCCTTATTCTTCTTTTACTACCCAAAATAAATACGGGTATTAGCTTCAATGATTTTGAAGCAGTAGTTATCGATTAATAATACATTAATGAACTGGTCCCTGGTTAATAACGTATTGATAAATTCCTAACTTAGGTGTTCACTAGTGAGTGAATAATCAACTGACCTCTTGTACCttgaaaaagatgttttaaaaaaacttaGCACTTTCATTACAAAATATTTGAGTAGCTTGGGACCATTTGAAACATGAGTTCCAGGTCAGAAAGGGAAGATGATCACCACCTAAAATcgttaaaaaaatccagaacacaACTTTGCAAACAAATATGTGTTTAATTGCATTGTATTTATAGttgttaaatatattattttgctgTATAATTTATCGTTCTTCCAGTTCCTTTAGCAGTTCATCAAAGTGAGTAATGTACCATTTAGCTTTCTCCTTTACTTGCTTCCTGATTACATTTCCTCCAAATCCAATGAAGCAGTcctagcaaaaaagaaagaatgggcTCATAAATTACTGCAGTCCTATATAAGGATATAAGGAATGGAGCTTCTCTGcaattatgtttgtttttaagcttgaACTCCAAAATTATGGCATTCCTCCCCTCCCAAAGAAATCTATTTTactttgcatgtttatttttcacatttattaCCAAGAACTTCATTAACGCTCAATTTTGCACCACTTTGGCTATTGAAGTTTTTCTCCACTAGCAAAGTTGTGCCTCAGTACCTTGCAACATCCAGACTGTTTGGATCCAAGACTTTACTGAAAATCTGGTGTAACTGTGATGCAACATAAATCCTTAATATTCAAGAATGAGTTAACATCTGAACATCCATGCAACATCTCACAATTATCCCTATTCTGTTTATCCTAACTCTGTTTATCTCCTTTGATAGATACCAGAAGCAATCATTAACCATGTCGTCAATCATTAACCAGGAACAACCATCATTTCTAGGTTTCAGAAAACCAGCTGCAGTGAAAGTACAGTGTTTAAATTTCCACTGCTTGTTTTTTGCCTTCAGAAAGCATTAAACAAATATTAAGCTGTATTGGTGGTGCACTTACTTAGAGCTAAGGGACTTATTGTCATAACTCACACGCACAAGTAACCCTTAGAAGTTGCTCCTGTGCATTTCCATGCGATAGGAAATCTATCCCCAAACACTGGCAAAGCAGAGACGTTGGAGTACTCATAGAGAAAGGCACTAAAGATGAGGTGGAATTAAGAGCTCTTCCTCTGTgaaatgacaatttttaaaagctttctattctttattttcaattatttcaccCTGTCAGGGCTGCTATGCTCAAAGATGTCATTGCTCTACAGTGAGATGAACCCTCCAGCTCTATGCTGATATCAGGTGGGTGTGCAGGGTCAGCTTGATACAAGACTGGTTGCTAGACAGTTTGCAAATATATAAGAATCTAGTGTCTAGAGAATGCCAGGGTATCTAGCTGGCCTTGTGAATTGCACAAAAAGAGCAAGAGCATATTGATGTGGATGTCTCAGAATGAATGCATAAGAGAAAGACAAATGGCCTGTATCCTCATTTTATCTTTAGATGTAGGAGTAGAGTAAGAACTGGTCCCTGTCAGCTGTCTCAGAGGGGGTGAAACGCTGGCTGAGATTGTCAGGGCTAAGAGAAATTAACAATTGTGTGTTCAGCAGCCTTTCTAGAGAAAATTACCTACACAGATCTCTTTTAGGCTGCTGAAAGTGCTAAAGATCTTCCCTGAAATCCTAATAAGTATTCAAACagctttttccaaagcatttgctTAGAGGGAATTCCAGTTCTTCAGTACTTACAGCAGGTGGACAGGCTTCCATGTCTGTAGCTCCATCTCCAATCATAACTACATTTTTAAAGTGGAACTGTTCCTTCAAATGAGTAAtaacctttcctttccctcctgatTCAGCTGTTGGTTGTGTCTCATCAAATCCTGCATATTCTCCTAGAACACAGTGGAAGGACAAGTTAGACATAGACAGCATGTGTAATTACTTCGGAGGGTTTATATAGCAAAGCCCAGGTATTGGGAATGATATCAACGAACTCCTTGGGAATGAAGATAGATAGATTCCTATGgtcttttcttcagaagaccGCTAATTGCATGCAGTCAGGTAAGCCTCACAATCAGCACATCCCAGTGAACTAATTAGAAGATAATAAAACCGAGGATTTCACCTAAGTCATCGGTGGAGGTATTTTCAAAAAGCTGAAGTGCTATCGTAAAAGTAGAAACCCCATATGTGTAGTATGACAAATCCGTTCCCGGGTGTTCTGGTCTAAACATATCAAAAGCAGCATCCAATATAATGTATAATAATGTATGAAACTTTAAGAAAGAAGCAACCTCACTAAACCCAGTTGTGCTTGATTACACTAGCATGAGGTCCAGGGCTGCTGCACTAAATTTAAGTCCATTGGTCCCTATACATTCCTCAGTCACTGAGAGTAATGTTTGCCTTTAAAAGCAGATTAGCGTAATAAACTCTTTACACTTAAaatgaaagagcaagagaaaattaATCTCTGCTGTCAGCAACTGTAATAGTTATAACCTTCTAGCACAGCTCGCAATTAAAAAGTAACCACAGCGATATTTCATGTGTCTGGAGAGTGATCTGGACTCATGTTTTGGGGGGGCTTGCAATTTCCCTATCTAGAACTAGCTGGATTGGTAACAAAGTGATGTAGGCTGGACAGATGGCCAGTCACAGATTCTGGCTGACTTTAAGGCCACTGTAGTGTGGTATCTGACTTCAGTTTGAACTCAAAAAGTGGCATTAATTAGCAAAGAAAAGAGCTAGTAGGCAAATCTCACCATTAAAGTAAAACTTCAGCCTGTTGGCGAAGACGTTTGCTGTTGGAATGTTCAGCTGCAAGGCCACGTGCTCCACGATGCTCTGAAACCCGCCAGAGACCAAGAAGACTTGGACCCCTCGCTGATGAAGCCTGTTCACCAGCTCCCTGGGAAGAAAGAACAATCACCAGGCGTGAGTGCCTAGCAGGACTCAGGTGTGATGAAGGGATAACAAGGAGGCTAAAATACATCTTTCCTAAGCAAGGCTGCCCATGTTTTGCATTACTGTGGTTTACTTGGGATGTGTGCTGCTTTCCAGTTCCATCCTTCTCTGCTGCCTgaagcttttccttctttcctttgcatGTTCAAACTTGAAAAGAGCTTAACAAAACTTCTATCCAGCAACAAATAGGTATTTAGTTGCTCAGAAACAAGCGCTCCctagaaatgttttctttatgctttcattttgttcACATTAGTTCCCTTGAAAAAATGACAGCAGATCcggttcagatttttttcctgaagttaggtataaaacaagcaagaaaaagtgTCTATAATACAGAAAATGTAAGGATTGCAGGGGAGATATAACCACTGCCCCAAAACTCAAAAGTAGGCTGAAACGTGTGCAAAGTGCAGAAGATTTCTAACTCGGAGATGGTTCCCTGAAGACACTGAACAGCAGCAGTGTCTTTAGAAGATGGCAGTAGCTACAGAAAAGGAATCatggaaagagaagtgaaaagtTTTCAGACCCAGTTAATGTCAATGAGACTTGAAGGCAGTCAAAAGTTTTACGGGATTTGGCTCTACAGTCAGAAGGATCAACGTGCAGCAAAGCTAAGTAGTagcaataaaagcagaaatgctaAATACTAGAAAAGAAAAGTGGAGGCTTAAAGCAGGCTacacagagaggaggaagaaagagaaggaatgaaaaggaaaatcatgTGCTTCTAAACAAGGAAACAATGCCCCCTTTGTAGTTACATCTAGCTATGCCTTCCACAGAAAAAGCTGAGCATGTGCTTCATTTCAAGGAGAAAATGTAAGCAAATACAagcaaaaatttaagaaaatgtaaGTTGTCTAGAACTACTGTATGAACTAAAACTATTTTAGACTTAGAACTGTGGCTGAATTCCATAGTAAAGAAACAATTTTCAGTTGTTTGAACCaatttgaataggaaaaaaagatcttttcagtTGAAAAAGCTAATGTTTATTCCAAACCCAAAGATGAAcgaatacatatacatatatatattaaaaaatatatatatatatggcggGGAGGTGTTTGTGTGAATATTTCcctttaatgattttttaataCTCTGTTAGTGACTTTGGTACAAAATGGGTAGCTCTGAACCCTAAGCAGAGTCCAGAGGTATGTATGCCCACAGGAGTGCACAGACAGGTACTGTAATTGCAGAATAGACCAAGCCAAAGCACCGGATATTAAACCTCTTGAGCCTGCCAGCCAAAATGGCAGTTAATAGATAAGACTGTTTTCTTTTACATGGATGCTTATCCACTTGACGTGCACTCAGACCATTGTAAGCTCTTGACTTGAGCTTTGTATGCAACATGAAAATCAAGTGGGAAGACATTCTAAACCAGCCCCATGGTCTTACAGCCTCAGTAATGTCAAAGAGCTTTTTTTATTTATACCGTGTAGTTTTGGAAAGCTCTTTCATTAGATCATTTGAAATTCCTCTTACCTTATTCCTGGTGTTAGCTGAGGTGGATTGTCAGATATTAATTTTTGCACTTGCTCATAAGAAGGACGTATGAGACCTAGTCGTGCTGTTAAAGCTGCCTTGAATGTCACAGTGCCACCCATAGCTCTGCGGGTCCTAAATTGTgatccaaacaaaacaaatcagtgaCATTTAAGAAGCTGTGGCTTCTCTCAAGAGCTGTTAGTTGAAGAGGAATACCAAGGAACAAGTTAAGAGTCTATAGGTTCTACGTTACACTATGTTTATGTTGTACAGGAGACTGGTGCTCTGAGAAGTTTGGTAGCAGCTACGTGTAGGAGAGTTACAGGTAGAGAGAGAGTGGAGCTATCCACTTTAGATCCAGATTGCAAATCCCCCTCAAACTACGTGCAAAGATTCAGACTTAGTAACTTAGTTCAGGTCCAGCTCTTGTGGGTGCAAAAAGGGACAATGCTCTGTTATGATAGTTTCAAGTTACTTGACCAGTATTATGGGAAGAAATAAAGAGAATGGGAAACAAAAGACTAAAAATGTGGAAAGATTATTGTAATCTAACAAAGGAAAGCTATTACTGAGCTTGGAGACCAGTTAGTACTTGTGTGCCTACAGTCTGTCAATTTTTTGGGGCTCAGTGGAAGACTCCTGATATTTCTTAAGATAGTTGCTGCATTTTAAGAACCAGTGAGACGAAAGAAGACTGCTTCATTCCCTCTGTAAGTGCGTCTGAGCCAGTGGGACCAGAATTCCTAAACTGCAGGCTAGGTGACGTTCTCTCAAGTTAATGGATTTTTGCTACTAGTTTCAATAGAAATAAAATCAGCCTCAAAGAATTGTCATCAGATTTGTCCCCTCTCCTCCATCTCATAATAAGAGATCAGGTTTTGCTAGTGCTCTGCCAAGTTTAATGACGAGACCTTATCTTAGCCTATCAAAGAAATTTACTTCACAGCATTTATTTCACTATAATTTTGTTGAGTGGCTCCACAATTCCAAAAAACTAACTAACTTCATTATTCATTAATGCCACGTATTATTCCTAAAATCCCCTTTAAACTATAATAATCTCCTAAAACATTGAGTTGAATTAATTCCTCTTGTAAATCTATTGTCACAGATTAGCCGTAGCcatgattattttttattactgttcacatgaagaaaatagcaaaaaatatacGTACATCTCTGCAACAGCATCTCCAACTCCACAGAACTTGGCAAGCTCATCAATGCCTTCTTCCCTGATGACTGTACTGTCCACATCAAAGCATACTGCATCAGCATTGCGGAAGATTTCTTTCATCTCCAAGAGAGACGCCATCCTTTTAGGAACCTTTTTACTGTAAGAGGGTAAGATAAAGTCTTTCTGTGAGTCACAGTATTGCACTCCGTCTTGGGCCATTGGAGTGACTGATCTGATCCTTGCAAGTAGGGCCAAGCACAGCCTGGTAGCCAGCTTTTATCAATGAGAGTTAGCGGTGGTGGAGGTATGGCTCAGTTGCTGATTTGCTCTCTGCTGTTGCTGCCTACTGATGTCCAATTTACGTTACAGGTGGGCAGTGGAGCTTTGGTCAGCTGCTGATTTGCCCTCTGCAGGCTCGGCCCATTGATGTTCATGTGGGGTTCAAGGTTGTAGTACTTGGCATTTGCTGAACCAGTTATCAGACTGCCAGCTATGGTGAGGACTTGTAATTCTCTGTCTCATCTTGCCCTCACAGCTTGAATGAATCTTGATTTCTTATCAGAACAAGTCTGGTGTGTCAAATTAGTTGCTCCAGGAAATAGTAAAAGAAACCCAACCCAGGCTTTCCCGTTAAGGATTTTCTTGATCACAGTAGACATAGCTGTTTTAAACCTATCGGTGAGTGGTTGTCCCTAAATCATGAAGGTTTAGATCCCAGTGAATAATCTATGAATGTATAAAAGATTTGGACATTAACATTGGGAATTAGTCTTTTATAAATCTCAGTGAAGTCTGGGGTTTAGGGAACCTAACCTTTAAGATATCGCAACATCACGGTACGACGTTTTCCATAACAGTACCTgacaaaagtttgttttcttcccttttatacCTGCCCACTTGAGTATGCTGAGCACCTCTTCTGCGGATCAGGAGCACAAGGTTTTATTCAGGTATTTTCTTACTCTCTACCCTGCTCATCTTTTGATTCACCCTTTCATAAGGGAATTCAGTGTGGACTTCACTACTTATCACTCTGCACATTTCAGTACAACTACAGCTTTATATCTATCCTATTTCCCAGAATTTTGGAGAGATTTTTGATTGGTGTTTTTTTCTAATCTCCTAGAATTATTTAGCACAGCTTTCATGTAGTTAATCTGGGCAGCAGGTTCTCTCTTCTTCTGGGACAGAAGTGAAAATACCTTCAAACAGTATGTCATATACTTCatcttttgttttcccctcacTAAACTAATTTATTCTCCTTGTACATATCATGTGATTTGTGATAGTAAAAGGTCTTACACTTACAGGCTcccaaaaacatttcttttttggaCAAACGTCCCATGCGCTGGATACACAAGACCTCCAGCGCAGATGGAGACCTGATCATTATGTATCTGGCTATGGAAGAGCACAGGGGATGATTAGTACTGAACTAACTCACTATCAGACAGGAAACGTCCCAGGTTCACACACAGTCGGCACCAGCCAGCTCTCATGAGGTGGCTTCTGTCTGCTCACTGAGGGACCACAGCTTAATAGTTAACGGTCAAAGCAGGAAAGAGGAACCTTTGCTTTTATTCCTATTGCTAATACTGCATACCATAGTTCACGGTCTTTTGCCTGCAATGTTGCAGGTAGGAGTGGTTGTCCAAGTGTTTTAAGGGGTTCAGACCAAAAACGTCTATTCAAGTCTGCACTATTACTGCTGAGCTAAATCCTAAAGGTTTCGTTTTTGTACTATTGAAGTCCTTAGTTGCACAGAACATGACAGCGGTTATGCTTAACTAGGGATTGACTAAGAACTGAACAGAAACTTGGGATGAAATTCAGCAAACTGCAGTTTCAACTGATCTGGCGAACTGGGTTCTTCTGTTCGGAAGCAGAAATGAATGTATTTCTCCATAGAAAACGCAGGGGTAAACTGTCCAAGACAGTGTTTTCATGCAGGTGCTTAAACCCTGTCTAGCTGTAGTCCGAACACCTTCTGCGTTAGACCCCTTGGAGTTATGGCCCTCAGTTTCTTAAAACATCACATCCCTGCAAGATATCCCTCACTCATACTAAATGAAGCGCTTTTGACACCAAATGGTCAGTATTGGGATACAAAGATGTTTATGAAAAATTATCATAGCCACGGAAAAAAACTTACAGAACACACATACTCATCTTGTAAATGTTTATGTGTATAGAATATGAGAGAATACTCCAGTCCTTCATTGAAAGGTAAAAGTCTGCATAAATGGAGAAGACGCTGCACCTAAAGAGTGAAGCTTGAGGTGAACATCTGAGAACCATATTTATAAGTGTTAGTCTGCGTTTAACAGGTAGTTATCAGTACTAAATAGGAAACACCAAGAAACAGAGAGATCAAAGTCACGTAAcgtattttaaaggcaaaactaTTCAAAGGCAGCTGTGAAACAGTACTCTCTGAGAGGGATGTTCTGTCTATTCTTGAGTTTTGTAGCGTGCACACATGACCGTAATAACCTAAGTGAGTTCATGGCTTTTGCAGAAGGCTACAAAGGTGACACAGTAGCTTCCTCAGTGCTTAGCATGTGTGTCACAGGTGTAGGTGAGGATGGGAGAGCAGATACCACCCAGCTCACACTTCCCTCCTGAACATTCAGTTCAGGGGTGAGGAAGTAGGCAGAGCCTGGGCTCAGCCTCCTCAGTGTGCCAGAAAGCAGAGGTGAGTGGTTACAGAGTAAGAGGAGATattccagaaaagtgcttttaCAAACTCCTCTTctgggaaaggaagaaacaagaaCTGAACCATAATTTGTGAGGTCTCCACTCTTGGTGCAACAGAGCTGTTCCTTGCACTGTCCTTAGGACATATTGTAAAACTGTGATCTATCCTTAAGAGCTTCGCTAAAGAGTTATTTGCGACAGAGCGCATGtgtttttctctattttcctCTAAAGCACAGACTATATTTATAGCActgtacagaaaagaaatatagtcATACATCATCAGCATGGCACGTAAAATAAACTTCTCTCTTAAGCAAGCCATGGACATAAgtcctccccccgccaccccagcAGTCAGAGACTGATTCTGAGCTAAGGCTTGGCAGCATGCAGACGTGTGACTGAATTCCAAGTTTACTTTGCATTAGCCTTGACTTGACATTGATTCCTCAACAGTGTATTCGTATCTTTTCTAGAAGGTTTTGATTTTCTAAGCAGGGGGCTTTGACTTCAGGGCATGGCCTCGAAAGCCATTTGCTATATATATTTGTGcagtggaattaaaaaaaacattcactaacattttttaaatagcatGCTGTTAATTTTTTCCAGCCTACTGGAAATTATAAAGTCCATGAAAAATTCAGCCATGGGTTTGGTGCCAATTTTAAAGATTTGCGCTGCTGGGCAAACTTGTTGCATCACCATGGCATGACATTTGCATCATGATGTTCCAACACTGATTCCTCACTATGTAAAGATGTCACATTGCCTCATGCTAACCTGAGGCTACACTGCAACATTACCCCATTATGATGCAATGTCACTATGTGGTGACATAGCACTGTTATGTGATTTCTTGGTGACAACCTGAAATATATTTCTGGATACATATCTTAGAAAGTTTATTCTCTTTTGAGAAAAATGTTATATCTAGAAATGTAgtttgggaggagggaggaagagacagCAACTTTGCCTTCTCCCTAGGATCCACAGTTCCCTTATTCCCTTCTCTTCTGGATAGTTCTCAAAATGATGAGACCATCGCTGCTACCTTCACTTTGAAGGACATATTTACAACTTAGAGCAAAAATTGGGGATACCAGCTGTGAAGCCATGGTTGGCATTAACTCTGTCTTCTCTTTGTTCCATGCAATAATTCCTTCAAAAGAATTTCAGGCTATGGCCTAAAAATGACAGGTTGTAATGCAAGAATtgtgttttgaaatgcaaaacagatCAGTAGTTCCTGATCTCCCTTGGTCCCTGCCAAAATCTTCCCACttcctgctgtagctgggaaCTAAGTCCTAGAAAAAAATGGACGCATTTTTGGATGACATATGATTAGATGGTTTTGAGAACTTGTGATGAACTGTAAAGTAGAGAAGCTCATACTGGAGGAAAGAAGATGAACCTATGAAGGAAGCTTCAGCTATTGCAGGGAGCTTTCCTGGTGGGAAAAGTAAATTTTAGGGGTTAAAGCTCAATGATTTCACTTGGAGTGAAATCAGATTTTGCCCTTGTCTGCAGAGCCCCAAGGGTCACCATCAGCTCTGGAGGTTGGCAAATGCCCTTCCAAAGGGTAACAAGCCAATTTCAGTGACTTGTGACATTTTTCCCAGGCCTGAATGTAGGTGAGAGCATAAGGCCAGGCTATCGGTGTTGAGTAATGGACAACAGGAAtgggagaaaaagcaagcaagaagaGGAGAGGTTGtgctccttcccttgctttcagaATTCTCACTAGGCCATCCTGACACAGCGTCCACTGGGAAACTGCTTGAATTCACCTCTGGGGCATGTCCTACCATTTGAAAGCTACTCAGTAAAGCATGCGCGCACACAGACGCACACACAGAGGAAGAAGGCACAGGAGGGAGCACGCTCCAGTGCCCTTGGGTGTTACACTAATACAACATACTGATTTCTGATAGCTTTCTCTTAGGTGAGAATGCGGTATAAGGACAGATTCAGTAGCTTGCTCACAAGTACAGGTCACCTGGAAACATGAGCAAAAAGAATTGAAGCTATGTAAAACTTTTCTATGGGCAAATCTCTAAGGGATGTGGTAAGGGAGTAGCAATTTTTGATTCCAGAGGGTTATAGTCCACTATAACCCTCTGGTTGGCAAAGATGAATTACTTTGAAACACAGAGCATCTGCTTGCTTAGCTGCATCGATGTTTGTGTGAGATGGTAAGAAAACAGGAATTCCCCCAACCAATAGTTACGAGTTCTACTTCCCTTTGGAAAAATTCAGTAGAAAATCTCTGATCTTTCTCCGCTGAATTTGAGATGGAAAGGAAGACTTCCTATTCTATGATTTTCATGCTGGAAAAGCATCCGAGCAGCAAACAGTCCAACATGACTGAGAAACTAATAGAATATTGTGGGGAAATGccgaaaagaagaaaatgggaaagAGGAGAAGCAAGGACAAAGA is a window encoding:
- the PSPH gene encoding phosphoserine phosphatase isoform X1 gives rise to the protein MSPAPDTNLRGTQGGKKVPKRMASLLEMKEIFRNADAVCFDVDSTVIREEGIDELAKFCGVGDAVAEMTRRAMGGTVTFKAALTARLGLIRPSYEQVQKLISDNPPQLTPGIRELVNRLHQRGVQVFLVSGGFQSIVEHVALQLNIPTANVFANRLKFYFNGEYAGFDETQPTAESGGKGKVITHLKEQFHFKNVVMIGDGATDMEACPPADCFIGFGGNVIRKQVKEKAKWYITHFDELLKELEER
- the PSPH gene encoding phosphoserine phosphatase isoform X3, whose product is MASLLEMKEIFRNADAVCFDVDSTVIREEGIDELAKFCGVGDAVAEMTRRAMGGTVTFKAALTARLGLIRPSYEQVQKLISDNPPQLTPGIRELVNRLHQRGVQVFLVSGGFQSIVEHVALQLNIPTANVFANRLKFYFNGEYAGFDETQPTAESGGKGKVITHLKEQFHFKNVVMIGDGATDMEACPPADCFIGFGGNVIRKQVKEKAKWYITHFDELLKELEER
- the PSPH gene encoding phosphoserine phosphatase isoform X2; amino-acid sequence: MAQDGVQYCDSQKDFILPSYSKKVPKRMASLLEMKEIFRNADAVCFDVDSTVIREEGIDELAKFCGVGDAVAEMTRRAMGGTVTFKAALTARLGLIRPSYEQVQKLISDNPPQLTPGIRELVNRLHQRGVQVFLVSGGFQSIVEHVALQLNIPTANVFANRLKFYFNGEYAGFDETQPTAESGGKGKVITHLKEQFHFKNVVMIGDGATDMEACPPADCFIGFGGNVIRKQVKEKAKWYITHFDELLKELEER